From a region of the Gossypium raimondii isolate GPD5lz chromosome 10, ASM2569854v1, whole genome shotgun sequence genome:
- the LOC105776906 gene encoding long-chain-alcohol oxidase FAO1 isoform X1, producing the protein MEGKCEEQPWLHGDKREPKYSHGFCSAEIQTLASVAEVFFPSLPPDSGFQGKETQPSKAVQSFLKASASQPAFPDEVAELLGKRAFIESVIVVRIVLVLLWTRVGSLLLCGRQCLGKEWPFINDFGSMGVEKREKVMQNWLKHGFLFTPTRVAFIYLKVFCLFVYFSRVGEDGYNPAWEAIGYNVDKVEDQPQARKERPLQKGMIETVHEKDSTLYRSLSQKGLLVSEDTQQNVYRIKCDAVVIGSGCGGGVAAAMLAGSGLKVVVVEKGNYFTSTDYSPFEGPSMDKLYESGGILPSLDGQLLILAGSTVGGGSAVNWSACIKTPKYVLKEWAEDCKIPLFGSNEYVSAMETVCERIGVTHDCKEEGFQNQVLRKGCENLGLKVEKVPRNSSESHYCGSCGFGCRRGDKKGTDRTWLVDAVNNNAVIITGCKAERFILERNKVGSARKMKCLGVIAKPSNQNITKELHIEAKVTISACGALLTPLLMHSSGLKNRNIGQNLHLHPVLMAWGYFPDSDSKFKGKAYEGGIITSVHKVAGNDNKVQAIIETPSLGPAQYSAVCPWVSGLDMKARMLKFSRTAHMITIIRDQGSGKVHAGGRVTYKFEEVDRQNLRAGLRQSLRILVAAGAVEVGTHRSDGQRKRCKGISNEELEEFLDSVSMLTSPLCTGENWVVHTSAHQMGSCRMGINEEEGAVDENGESWEAEGLFVCDASVLPSAVGVNPMITVQSTAYCLSKKIAESLRQQK; encoded by the exons ATGGAAGGAAAGTGTGAGGAGCAACCATGGTTGCATGGAGACAAAAGAGAGCCAAAATACAGCCATGGGTTTTGTTCAGCCGAGATACAGACGCTGGCCAGCGTTGCCGAAGTGTTTTTCCCTTCTTTACCACCGGATTCTGGCTTTCAAGGAAAGGAAACCCAGCCAAGCAAGGCTGTTCAATCCTTCCTAAAAGCTTCTGCCTCTCAACCGGCTTTCCCCGACGAG GTAGCAGAATTGCTGGGGAAAAGAGCATTCATTGAAAGTGTGATAGTGGTGAGAATTGTATTAGTGTTACTGTGGACGAGGGTAGGAAGCTTGTTGCTATGTGGAAGGCAGTGTTTGGGGAAGGAATGGCCGTTTATAAATGACTTTGGAAGCATGGGAGTGGAGAAGAGAGAGAAAGTAATGCAAAATTGGTTAAAGCATGGGTTTCTATTTACTCCCACAAGGGTTGCTTTCATCTACTTGAAAGTCTTCTGCCTTTTTGTTTACTTCTCTCGG GTAGGAGAAGATGGTTATAATCCAGCATGGGAAGCTATTGGATATAATGTAGACAAAGTTGAGGATCAGCCGCAAGCACGAAAGGAAAGGCCTCTTCAAAAGGGAATGATTGAGACTGTGCATGAAAAAGACTCCACTCTTTATCGTTCTCTATCACAGAAAGGCCTTCTTGTTAGTGAAGATACCCAACAAAATGTTTACAGGATCAAATGCGATGCCGTAGTAATTGGTTCCGGTTGTGGTGGCGGTGTTGCAGCCGCAATGCTGGCCGGTTCTGGCCTTAAAGTCGTCGTTGTAGAGAAGGGGAACTACTTTACTTCAACCGACTATTCACCCTTCGAAGGCCCCTCCATGGATAAACTATACGAATCTGGAGGAATCCTTCCGAGTTTGGACGGACAGCTGCTGATTCTTGCAGGGTCTACAGTTGGTGGTGGCTCGGCTGTGAATTGGTCGGCCTGTATAAAAACACCGAAATATGTTCTTAAAGAATGGGCTGAGGACTGTAAAATACCTCTTTTTGGAAGCAATGAATATGTTTCAGCAATGGAAACTGTTTGTGAAAGAATTGGTGTCACGCATGATTGTAAAGAGGAAGGATTTCAGAATCAAGTGCTTCGAAAAGGGTGTGAAAATCTAGGTCTAAAAGTCGAGAAAGTGCCACGGAATTCCTCCGAGAGCCATTATTGTGGATCTTGTGGTTTCGGTTGCAGAAGAGGAGACAAGAAAGGGACCGATCGAACTTGGCTAGTCGATGCCGTAAACAACAATGCAGTGATTATAACAGGGTGCAAAGCCGAGAGATTCATATTAGAGCGAAACAAGGTAGGCAGTGCAAGGAAAATGAAGTGCTTGGGAGTCATTGCAAAGCCTTCAAATCAAAACATCACAAAGGAACTTCATATAGAAGCCAAAGTAACAATATCAGCATGTGGGGCACTTTTGACACCTCTTTTAATGCATTCTAGTGGGCTGAAGAATCGAAACATCGGTCAAAACCTTCATCTTCATCCGGTCCTAATGGCGTGGGGTTACTTTCCTGACTCCGATTCCAAGTTCAAAGGGAAAGCTTATGAGGGTGGAATAATAACATCAGTACATAAGGTGGCAGGAAATGACAACAAAGTGCAAGCCATCATTGAAACTCCTTCATTGGGGCCTGCACAATACTCTGCAGTATGCCCTTGGGTGTCTGGTCTTGATATGAAAGCAAGGATGCTAAAATTTTCCAGAACTGCTCATATGATAACAATAATAAGGGATCAGGGATCCGGAAAAGTACACGCTGGAGGACGAGTAACCTACAAGTTCGAAGAGGTAGACCGACAAAACTTACGAGCCGGTTTGCGACAGTCATTGAGGATATTAGTAGCAGCCGGGGCAGTCGAGGTGGGCACTCATCGTAGTGATGGGCAGAGAAAAAGATGTAAAGGGATAAGCAATGAGGAGTTAGAGGAGTTTTTGGACTCGGTTTCTATGTTAACAAGTCCGTTGTGTACCGGGGAAAACTGGGTGGTGCACACCAGTGCTCACCAGATGGGAAGCTGTAGGATGGGGATAAATGAAGAGGAAGGTGCAGTTGATGAAAATGGAGAGAGTTGGGAAGCTGAAGGATTGTTTGTTTGTGATGCAAGTGTTTTGCCAAGTGCTGTTGGTGTAAATCCAATGATCACTGTCCAGTCCACTGCTTATTGTCTGTCAAAGAAGATTGCAGAGTCTTTAAGACAACAAAAATAG
- the LOC105776906 gene encoding long-chain-alcohol oxidase FAO1 isoform X2, with amino-acid sequence MFVSMLQVAELLGKRAFIESVIVVRIVLVLLWTRVGSLLLCGRQCLGKEWPFINDFGSMGVEKREKVMQNWLKHGFLFTPTRVAFIYLKVFCLFVYFSRVGEDGYNPAWEAIGYNVDKVEDQPQARKERPLQKGMIETVHEKDSTLYRSLSQKGLLVSEDTQQNVYRIKCDAVVIGSGCGGGVAAAMLAGSGLKVVVVEKGNYFTSTDYSPFEGPSMDKLYESGGILPSLDGQLLILAGSTVGGGSAVNWSACIKTPKYVLKEWAEDCKIPLFGSNEYVSAMETVCERIGVTHDCKEEGFQNQVLRKGCENLGLKVEKVPRNSSESHYCGSCGFGCRRGDKKGTDRTWLVDAVNNNAVIITGCKAERFILERNKVGSARKMKCLGVIAKPSNQNITKELHIEAKVTISACGALLTPLLMHSSGLKNRNIGQNLHLHPVLMAWGYFPDSDSKFKGKAYEGGIITSVHKVAGNDNKVQAIIETPSLGPAQYSAVCPWVSGLDMKARMLKFSRTAHMITIIRDQGSGKVHAGGRVTYKFEEVDRQNLRAGLRQSLRILVAAGAVEVGTHRSDGQRKRCKGISNEELEEFLDSVSMLTSPLCTGENWVVHTSAHQMGSCRMGINEEEGAVDENGESWEAEGLFVCDASVLPSAVGVNPMITVQSTAYCLSKKIAESLRQQK; translated from the exons ATGTTTGTATCAATGTTACAGGTAGCAGAATTGCTGGGGAAAAGAGCATTCATTGAAAGTGTGATAGTGGTGAGAATTGTATTAGTGTTACTGTGGACGAGGGTAGGAAGCTTGTTGCTATGTGGAAGGCAGTGTTTGGGGAAGGAATGGCCGTTTATAAATGACTTTGGAAGCATGGGAGTGGAGAAGAGAGAGAAAGTAATGCAAAATTGGTTAAAGCATGGGTTTCTATTTACTCCCACAAGGGTTGCTTTCATCTACTTGAAAGTCTTCTGCCTTTTTGTTTACTTCTCTCGG GTAGGAGAAGATGGTTATAATCCAGCATGGGAAGCTATTGGATATAATGTAGACAAAGTTGAGGATCAGCCGCAAGCACGAAAGGAAAGGCCTCTTCAAAAGGGAATGATTGAGACTGTGCATGAAAAAGACTCCACTCTTTATCGTTCTCTATCACAGAAAGGCCTTCTTGTTAGTGAAGATACCCAACAAAATGTTTACAGGATCAAATGCGATGCCGTAGTAATTGGTTCCGGTTGTGGTGGCGGTGTTGCAGCCGCAATGCTGGCCGGTTCTGGCCTTAAAGTCGTCGTTGTAGAGAAGGGGAACTACTTTACTTCAACCGACTATTCACCCTTCGAAGGCCCCTCCATGGATAAACTATACGAATCTGGAGGAATCCTTCCGAGTTTGGACGGACAGCTGCTGATTCTTGCAGGGTCTACAGTTGGTGGTGGCTCGGCTGTGAATTGGTCGGCCTGTATAAAAACACCGAAATATGTTCTTAAAGAATGGGCTGAGGACTGTAAAATACCTCTTTTTGGAAGCAATGAATATGTTTCAGCAATGGAAACTGTTTGTGAAAGAATTGGTGTCACGCATGATTGTAAAGAGGAAGGATTTCAGAATCAAGTGCTTCGAAAAGGGTGTGAAAATCTAGGTCTAAAAGTCGAGAAAGTGCCACGGAATTCCTCCGAGAGCCATTATTGTGGATCTTGTGGTTTCGGTTGCAGAAGAGGAGACAAGAAAGGGACCGATCGAACTTGGCTAGTCGATGCCGTAAACAACAATGCAGTGATTATAACAGGGTGCAAAGCCGAGAGATTCATATTAGAGCGAAACAAGGTAGGCAGTGCAAGGAAAATGAAGTGCTTGGGAGTCATTGCAAAGCCTTCAAATCAAAACATCACAAAGGAACTTCATATAGAAGCCAAAGTAACAATATCAGCATGTGGGGCACTTTTGACACCTCTTTTAATGCATTCTAGTGGGCTGAAGAATCGAAACATCGGTCAAAACCTTCATCTTCATCCGGTCCTAATGGCGTGGGGTTACTTTCCTGACTCCGATTCCAAGTTCAAAGGGAAAGCTTATGAGGGTGGAATAATAACATCAGTACATAAGGTGGCAGGAAATGACAACAAAGTGCAAGCCATCATTGAAACTCCTTCATTGGGGCCTGCACAATACTCTGCAGTATGCCCTTGGGTGTCTGGTCTTGATATGAAAGCAAGGATGCTAAAATTTTCCAGAACTGCTCATATGATAACAATAATAAGGGATCAGGGATCCGGAAAAGTACACGCTGGAGGACGAGTAACCTACAAGTTCGAAGAGGTAGACCGACAAAACTTACGAGCCGGTTTGCGACAGTCATTGAGGATATTAGTAGCAGCCGGGGCAGTCGAGGTGGGCACTCATCGTAGTGATGGGCAGAGAAAAAGATGTAAAGGGATAAGCAATGAGGAGTTAGAGGAGTTTTTGGACTCGGTTTCTATGTTAACAAGTCCGTTGTGTACCGGGGAAAACTGGGTGGTGCACACCAGTGCTCACCAGATGGGAAGCTGTAGGATGGGGATAAATGAAGAGGAAGGTGCAGTTGATGAAAATGGAGAGAGTTGGGAAGCTGAAGGATTGTTTGTTTGTGATGCAAGTGTTTTGCCAAGTGCTGTTGGTGTAAATCCAATGATCACTGTCCAGTCCACTGCTTATTGTCTGTCAAAGAAGATTGCAGAGTCTTTAAGACAACAAAAATAG